The following nucleotide sequence is from Cydia splendana chromosome 11, ilCydSple1.2, whole genome shotgun sequence.
AACTACTAGCTAAATGAAACAAAATGTGCAATATTTAGTGCAAAGTACATTAGAAACTAACTATTCAAACAATTCTAACAATAATGATTAACAAACATTTTtgagagaaataaataagttttaagcCCTTTAGAATAGCCAAtcattataaatttatttaaatacaaaattattaatttaaaaactgtggtttaaaaataaaaataaatatccaaATGCAATTAAAATCAACatcgttaaaaaaatataatgtgtGTAGTTGTTGAATGTATTTTCCTACTAATTTATTTATGGTCTACTATCACAATTTATAAGGGGCTAAAAAGCTATGGAAGAGGGGGGCATGGTGCATTCGCCGACGGTCACCCGGTAGGAGGCCAACTCGCTGATGCCATGGTAGTGGACAAAGGCTGCCACAATCACAAGCACATGGAAGATCTGATGGGACTGGAACCAGATGTCGCACTTCCCAGGGAACCATCTCTCTGGGACGCGCAGTGCGTAGAACATAGCTCCAAGAATGTAAAGAAGACCCATCAGAACCAACCAGCCCAGTGACACCTTGCTGACCTGAGTGAACCAACCCTCTGTGATCCCATAGTGAATAGCTGGCACCACCCCAGAAAGACCGAAGCCCATAAACACTCCGGCTCTAAGCGGCCGCAGTCTAGGCTCTGAGAATCTATCCCAAAGCGACACTATTATAGAAAGTATTCCTAAAACAATGACTACAGATAGATAAATAATCTTTGGTCTGTAGTGGCAGTAGAAACTGTAGTACAACCAAGGAACAAATGATCCCATTATGAGTAATGCTATTCCACAGTAGTCAAGCTTTGAAAACAATTTTCCAACCATTTCAGAGTGACAGTGGAGAGTGTGGTACGCAAACGAACAGCCGAGGCAGATAATAGCTCCCACAAAGAATACACCGAAAATCATTTTCTCTTGCATTTGAATTTCGATGGATGGTCGAGTTAGGAAGTAGATGGCGACGCCGATGAAGGCCACGCAGCCGAGGAGATGGGTCCAGATGTTGCCAGTTTCGGTGTGGATGCGGAAGATGGAGGCGAAGCAGGCGCTGAAGGAAGGCAAGGGCGGACGGTGGCCCTTGTGGAGGTAGTCATTGTCTTGGAGCCAACGAGGTAGATGGTGGAAGTGGCACACGTTCCACGACGCTTCCCACACTTTGCGTACAAACTCCTCTGCTTGCTCCGCGGCGTTGTGAGCTAGCGCTCCCAAGTCGATCTCGTCCGACAGAACACCCGCTTTCAACACTTCAGCCATCTCCGCGTCGAGCAGATGTTGGTCCTCGGGCGTGGACGGTAAAGGACAGCCCTCCTCCTCCTCCGCGAGCACCTCGTCCAGCTCGTCCATGTGCGAGGTCAAGCTCTCGCCCTCGGGGTCCCATCCTTGACGACGTCGCAGCCCGTCGGACGACACGCTCTGCGACCCCGAATCAGAGTCCAACTCCCACATCTTGACGGTTATTCACGCGTCAATCAAAAACATTAGACGACACGACGACACATACGCGACCTTTAACGGTAAACACGAGGGCAGTTTGCGAGAAATCCAGTTACGTCACTAAAACCACAGTGCACACAATGCAATATCTTTTGTTAAACGTCGCAATATTTCACTTCTCTAATTCGTGTGATGAGCTCACACAACAGAATCTTACGAACATATGaactataattttgttaatgaTCAATGTCTATCGCAAGTAACTCCGGAGTCTGGACGTATCACGCAGCAAGCGAACAGCTGCAAGAAAGTAACTGTCGTCAATCTACACTCCGACCCATCTCCGACCGAGCGCCATGATTTTCCGATCGTTTCTGCCGTCTCGTTCTCTCTTGAGCACTTTGAGCAGATGTCATTGTCATGTCATCGGAAAGAGGGATGTGCACAATCCGCCACTAAATCCGAAAAATAAATCGATTAATCGAAACTAGCAATAATACTGGCATAGATAAGAAATATGCGACTAAATTAGATTACCAACTATGTGGGTTCCAAATAATCTAAATTAGaagtcgcgggttcgaaccccaaCTCGTGCCATCGAAAgtacttataattttattgaccAGTTGATTTCCGGTAAAAGAAACAGTAAGTTCTAAGTTGTAGTTTTTGCTCTGGGGTTGAAGGACAAGGATGacagtcgcttttgtaaaaataaGATTCAGAGCCAGACCCAATTCTTATGATAAGTTAGGTAGTCAAAAGCGGACCACGTGCTCCCTTGTATCCACCTGAGAAATCGCTAAACTGAGGAGAAGTTAATTTAGGAATTTTATGACTATGCTAGAAATCCTTCcatgacataaaaaaatacttacaataACTGCGCAACTACATCCTGGATTCAAGCTATGTGGCCACATTCTCGTGACTGCTTCTtcgttagtttaaatctcataTTATAAGCTTacagaaaaattgtattgatggtttaggcggtatttagatatttggTTTTTACTCGAGACTAAGTAGCCGAATTTtgtcagcttagctaagaactatcacGGTGTATTTTgaaaacgttcgcttttttgtttgcacacggAACGTCCCCAGTTCGATCCCCAGTAGGTAAATTGTATGCTGTGACATagctttttgtatttttgttacacttaaatttcgtagttttttttttcattaatttaaaaatgtcgtattgttgattgatcacACCGCTGTGTGGCGCTGTCGTCGTGTACGGTCCCAATAAGCCATGCTCgagaggtctacagctcacagagtcactaataataaataagttattatGTAGCCTAGCCTGAGTGTGTAAATGTGAACGTTTAGTTTATTATTAGTATAATGCTGCAATTTTTCACTTGCTGCGCAACGAATAAAATGACGATATTATACCGATTCGACAATCGATTCCGTATTACATTCCAAGTTTAACCGATTATAAATTTCAATGCCCAACACTATACACCCGTGTCACGCGTGTGACGTCaagcaaaaatactactttctGATTGGATATTGGTCTGAAAATCGACCAATAACTAAGTGGTTTCATATTAACTTAGGAGTCACAATTATAAccttaaatttaaacaaaagAATGTATGTTAAAATGGTTCGGTAAATTAATTACTATCACTTACTTCTTAAACATGTTGATTAAAGGCTTGATATAGATGAACCCAGAAATTTGGCAGAATAGTTCACACGAAATAGTGACACCGGATAATACAGCAAAGTTCCTGTCACTTTTGACAACAATTTTGACGTAAACACTGAATTTCTGCCTAtatcttcttgagcttacttgCTATTGGTCTGTATTGACATAAAGTTCTATGATTGGCTTATCTTGAAGCGTTTTACCCACTACCCTTTCCATTGAAATCAGATCATGTCACAGACCAACCACCTATTGAAATTTATGTTTCAAGTATAATTATGATTAAAGTTAACACTGCACTGCACaactaaaattaattatttttcacaCCATATCACACACACAGCACTTTTATGCTGTTAAAGCGCATTCAAAAATTAcgtacttaattataattacttagTTATTCTGGCAACAATCATTTACATGTCACttggaaagaaaaaaagttgtaaagATTGTTGTTGTACTTATTTCAATACCACGTGCAAAATTCATACTTTAAGAATACAGAAACGTATTCTAAGATAATCTCAACATGTCTAGCTTATTAGAAGTGTTAGTGACAACTG
It contains:
- the LOC134794788 gene encoding adiponectin receptor protein gives rise to the protein MWELDSDSGSQSVSSDGLRRRQGWDPEGESLTSHMDELDEVLAEEEEGCPLPSTPEDQHLLDAEMAEVLKAGVLSDEIDLGALAHNAAEQAEEFVRKVWEASWNVCHFHHLPRWLQDNDYLHKGHRPPLPSFSACFASIFRIHTETGNIWTHLLGCVAFIGVAIYFLTRPSIEIQMQEKMIFGVFFVGAIICLGCSFAYHTLHCHSEMVGKLFSKLDYCGIALLIMGSFVPWLYYSFYCHYRPKIIYLSVVIVLGILSIIVSLWDRFSEPRLRPLRAGVFMGFGLSGVVPAIHYGITEGWFTQVSKVSLGWLVLMGLLYILGAMFYALRVPERWFPGKCDIWFQSHQIFHVLVIVAAFVHYHGISELASYRVTVGECTMPPSSIAF